The proteins below are encoded in one region of Nyctibius grandis isolate bNycGra1 chromosome 7, bNycGra1.pri, whole genome shotgun sequence:
- the C1QL3 gene encoding complement C1q-like protein 3 encodes MVLLLVILIPVLVSSAGTSAHYEMLGTCRMVCDPYGGTKAPSTAATPDRGLMQSLPTFIQGPKGEAGRPGKAGPRGPPGEPGPPGPVGPPGEKGETGRQGLPGPPGAPGLNAAGAISAATYSTVPKIAFYAGLKRQHEGYEVLKFDDVVTNLGNHYDPTTGKFTCSIPGIYFFTYHVLMRGGDGTSMWADLCKNNQVRASAIAQDADQNYDYASNSVVLHLEPGDEVYIKLDGGKAHGGNNNKYSTFSGFIIYAD; translated from the exons atggtgctgctgctggtcaTCCTCATCCCCGTGCTGGTCAGCTCGGCCGGCACCTCGGCGCACTACGAGATGCTGGGCACCTGCCGCATGGTCTGCGACCCCTACGGCGGCACCAAGGCGCCCAGCACGGCGGCCACGCCCGACCGCGGCCTCATGCAGTCCCTGCCCACCTTCATCCAGGGGCCCAAGGGGGAGGCCGGCCGGCCGGGCAAAGCGgggccccgcggccccccggGGGAGCCGGGGCCGCCCGGCCCGGTGGGGCCGCCGGGTGAGAAGGGCGAGACGGGGCGGCAGGGCCTGCCGGGCCCCCCCGGGGCGCCGGGGCTGAACGCGGCGGGGGCCATCAGCGCCGCCACCTACAGCACCGTCCCCAAGATCGCCTTCTACGCCGGCCTCAAGCGGCAGCACGAAGGCTACGAGGTGCTCAAGTTCGACGACGTGGTCACCAACCTGGGCAACCACTACGACCCCACCACCGGCAAGTTCACCTGCTCCATCCCCGGCATCTACTTCTTCACCTACCATGTGCTCATGCGGGGCGGCGACGGCACCAGCATGTGGGCCGACCTCTGCAAGAACAACCAG GTTCGAGCTAGTGCGATTGCTCAGGATGCTGATCAGAACTACGACTATGCCAGTAACAGCGTGGTTCTTCATTTGGAGCCAGGAGATGAAGTTTACATTAAATTAGATGGAGGAAAAGCACATGGaggaaacaacaacaaatacaGCACATTTTCTGGATTTATTATTTACGCTGACTGA